Genomic DNA from Longimicrobiales bacterium:
CGCGCCAGCGCCAGCATCTCGTCCGTCATGTCCAGGCCGTACGCCTTGCCCGTCGGGCCCACCCGCTTCGCCGACAGCAGCACGTCGATCCCGCCGCCACTCCCCAGGTCCAGCACCACCTCGCCGGCGTTCAGCTCGGCCAGGGCCGTCGGGTTGCCGCAGCCGAGTGACGCGAGGACGGCCGCTTCCGGCAGCGTCGCCGTCGTCACGGAGTCGTACAGATCGCGCGTGATCGGATCCGTCGTGCCGCAGCTCCCGCCCGTCCCGCAGCACGATCCCTTCGCCTGTTCCTGCACGACCCGGAGCGCCGCCTGCCCGTATCGCTCCCTCACTACCTCCCGCACGTCGCTCATATCGTCCTCGCCGATCAAGAAAAGTTGATGGATTCCGGCACAAAAAAAGAACTCAACCGCAACACTGATCCTCGTGCGGCTCGCCGCACGCACAGCTCGACCACGCCTCCGGATCCGGCTTCCGCTCCTGGAGGTACGCGGCCATCCCGTCCAGCACCTCCGGCCTCAGGGAGTAGAAATTCCAGCGCCCCTGCTTCCGGTCGTTCACCAGCCCCGCCTCGCGCAGCACCTTGAGGTGGAACGACAGCCGCGACTGGG
This window encodes:
- a CDS encoding metalloregulator ArsR/SmtB family transcription factor is translated as MKTTELSPTQTARLFQALSDETRLRVIDMLASGEKCVCDLQDAVGAAQSRLSFHLKVLREAGLVNDRKQGRWNFYSLRPEVLDGMAAYLQERKPDPEAWSSCACGEPHEDQCCG
- a CDS encoding methyltransferase domain-containing protein, which gives rise to MSDVREVVRERYGQAALRVVQEQAKGSCCGTGGSCGTTDPITRDLYDSVTTATLPEAAVLASLGCGNPTALAELNAGEVVLDLGSGGGIDVLLSAKRVGPTGKAYGLDMTDEMLALAR